A stretch of Chloracidobacterium sp. DNA encodes these proteins:
- a CDS encoding TAT-variant-translocated molybdopterin oxidoreductase: MTDHLVRSSVPTSPVAKLPEPAHWRGIERLLADPEAQAALVERFPRQAALLGDALDRRHFLKIMGASFGLAGLTACSAYPDDGKIVPYVKAPEEIVPGKPLFYASTFSMGPLTTGVLVESHMGRPTKIEGNPDHPASLGATDLFAQAAILTLYDPDRSQTTRYYGDARPYDMFLRDLRKSLDQHRANQGAGLRILTETVVSPTLGAQIRRVLTEFPKAKWIQYEPCHRDAVRAGAKLAFGRVVATQYRFEAADVVAAFDADFLAAGPGNVRYAHDFSRRRRARFGEEATKRMSRLYMVECTPTATGTVADHRIAVRPSELIEIANAVAVGLGVETGRPAQPPAAHVKFVETLIKDLQAHAGRSVFLVGDYQPAALHALAHAVNAKLGNVGKTLVYTDPPEIAPTEQEADFRQLVAEMHAGQVETLVILDGNPAYTAAADVDFAGGLQKVKLSVHLSLYFDETSARCHWHIPASHFLETWGDARAHDGTVSVQQPLIAPLYKETKSPLELLAAFLGEFNQNADEIVRNFWQRNLALLKSGRAFEPTLTGTLQVGRNAVGLQSDFDKQWRRTLHDGLLADSAFKPVEVAFTGNVADAMKTLPPASTGGMEVVFRPDPTIYDGRFANNGWLQETPKPRTKLTWDNAVIVSPRTGAKLGVVRTHDTDPYPVVEVTVGGRKVRGAALVLPGHPDDTLTIHLGYGRERAGSVGNGAGFNANALRAAETLWHAAGASVVKTDETMRLACTQMHWEIEAAGAFERRRLVREATLAEYLSDPTFARTEFDDPKARKLTLFEPPDDYSQGYAWGMVVDMNVCIGCQACVVACTAENNIPIVGKAEVLREREMHWIRIDQYYAGDPNDPNLALHLQPVMCQHCEMAPCELVCPVAATTHSPEGVNEMTYNRCVGTKYCANNCPYKVRRFNFLHYSDYDTPVLKLGRNPDVTVRTRGVMEKCTYCVQRINAARIEAEKEDRRILDGEVITACQAVCPTQAIIFGDINDPNSQVARLRKEPTNYGLLAELNVRPRTSYLAKVRNVHPDLAPARKSAAGHGGHHGGDAHGASTDGHSSGH; encoded by the coding sequence ATGACCGATCATCTTGTCCGTTCGTCTGTCCCCACCTCGCCCGTCGCCAAACTGCCCGAACCCGCACACTGGCGCGGCATTGAACGCCTGCTGGCCGACCCGGAGGCGCAGGCCGCGCTCGTTGAGCGGTTCCCACGCCAAGCGGCTCTGCTGGGCGACGCCCTCGACCGACGCCACTTCCTCAAGATCATGGGCGCGTCGTTCGGTCTAGCTGGATTGACCGCCTGTAGCGCCTACCCCGACGACGGCAAAATCGTGCCGTACGTCAAAGCGCCGGAGGAGATTGTTCCGGGCAAGCCGCTTTTCTACGCCTCCACCTTCAGTATGGGGCCGCTCACAACGGGCGTGCTTGTCGAAAGCCACATGGGCCGCCCGACCAAGATTGAAGGCAACCCCGACCACCCGGCCAGCCTTGGCGCGACAGATTTGTTCGCGCAGGCCGCCATCCTGACGCTCTACGACCCGGATCGCTCCCAGACGACGCGCTACTACGGCGACGCCCGCCCCTACGACATGTTCCTGCGCGACCTGCGCAAGTCGCTTGATCAACATCGCGCCAACCAAGGCGCGGGTCTGCGGATTCTGACCGAAACCGTCGTCTCGCCGACGCTGGGGGCGCAAATTCGGCGCGTGCTGACCGAGTTTCCAAAAGCCAAGTGGATTCAATACGAGCCATGTCACCGCGACGCCGTTCGCGCCGGAGCCAAACTTGCTTTTGGGCGCGTTGTCGCCACACAGTACCGGTTTGAAGCCGCCGATGTCGTCGCCGCCTTTGACGCCGACTTTCTTGCCGCCGGCCCCGGCAACGTCCGCTACGCCCACGACTTCAGTCGCCGCCGACGCGCCCGCTTCGGAGAGGAAGCAACCAAGCGGATGTCACGGCTTTACATGGTGGAATGTACGCCGACTGCGACCGGCACGGTGGCTGACCACCGCATCGCTGTCCGCCCTAGCGAACTCATTGAAATCGCCAACGCCGTCGCCGTCGGGCTGGGTGTCGAAACCGGACGCCCTGCGCAGCCGCCCGCCGCGCACGTCAAATTTGTTGAAACGCTTATCAAAGACCTTCAGGCTCATGCGGGCAGGAGCGTGTTTTTGGTCGGCGACTACCAGCCAGCGGCGCTGCACGCGCTGGCGCACGCTGTCAACGCCAAGCTCGGCAACGTTGGGAAAACCCTCGTTTACACCGACCCGCCTGAAATCGCCCCGACCGAGCAGGAAGCTGATTTTCGTCAACTGGTCGCCGAGATGCACGCCGGGCAGGTTGAAACGCTCGTCATTCTGGACGGCAACCCGGCTTACACGGCGGCCGCCGACGTGGACTTCGCCGGCGGCCTGCAGAAGGTCAAGCTCTCGGTTCATCTGAGCCTGTATTTCGACGAAACCTCGGCGCGTTGCCACTGGCACATTCCGGCCTCGCACTTCCTTGAAACGTGGGGCGACGCCCGCGCACACGACGGGACGGTTTCTGTTCAGCAGCCGCTCATTGCGCCGCTTTACAAGGAAACCAAGTCGCCGCTCGAACTGCTGGCGGCGTTTCTAGGCGAGTTCAACCAAAATGCGGATGAAATTGTCCGCAACTTCTGGCAGCGCAACCTAGCGCTATTGAAATCCGGCCGAGCATTTGAGCCGACACTGACCGGGACGCTCCAAGTCGGGCGCAATGCTGTCGGCCTGCAAAGCGACTTTGACAAGCAGTGGCGGCGCACGCTGCACGACGGCCTGTTGGCGGACTCCGCCTTCAAGCCGGTGGAAGTTGCGTTTACCGGCAACGTCGCCGACGCGATGAAGACGCTTCCGCCGGCGTCCACCGGCGGGATGGAGGTCGTCTTCCGGCCCGATCCGACGATTTACGATGGGCGTTTCGCCAACAACGGCTGGCTTCAAGAGACGCCCAAGCCCCGGACGAAACTCACGTGGGACAACGCCGTGATTGTGTCGCCGCGCACCGGCGCCAAACTGGGCGTCGTGCGGACGCATGATACCGACCCCTACCCTGTGGTCGAGGTCACTGTCGGCGGACGTAAGGTACGCGGTGCAGCACTGGTGCTGCCGGGTCATCCCGACGACACGCTGACGATTCACCTTGGCTACGGCCGCGAGCGCGCCGGGAGCGTCGGCAACGGCGCGGGCTTCAACGCCAACGCGCTGCGCGCCGCCGAGACGCTGTGGCATGCCGCCGGCGCCAGCGTCGTCAAGACCGACGAGACCATGCGGCTCGCCTGCACCCAGATGCACTGGGAAATTGAAGCCGCCGGAGCCTTTGAGCGCCGCCGACTCGTCCGGGAAGCGACGCTGGCTGAGTACCTCTCTGACCCGACGTTCGCCCGCACGGAATTTGACGACCCAAAGGCGCGCAAACTGACGCTGTTTGAGCCGCCCGACGACTATTCGCAGGGCTACGCCTGGGGCATGGTCGTGGATATGAACGTCTGCATCGGCTGCCAGGCCTGCGTCGTCGCCTGTACGGCGGAAAACAACATTCCAATTGTCGGCAAAGCCGAGGTGCTGCGCGAACGCGAAATGCACTGGATTCGCATTGACCAGTACTACGCTGGCGACCCGAACGATCCGAACCTTGCGCTGCACCTCCAGCCGGTTATGTGTCAGCACTGTGAGATGGCGCCGTGCGAACTGGTTTGCCCGGTCGCCGCGACGACGCACAGCCCGGAAGGCGTCAACGAGATGACCTACAACCGGTGCGTCGGCACGAAGTACTGCGCCAACAACTGCCCCTACAAAGTGCGCCGGTTCAACTTCCTACACTATTCGGACTATGACACGCCGGTGCTGAAGCTCGGCCGCAACCCCGACGTGACGGTGCGGACGCGCGGCGTGATGGAAAAGTGTACCTACTGCGTCCAGCGCATCAACGCGGCGCGCATCGAGGCCGAAAAGGAAGACCGGCGCATTCTGGACGGCGAAGTGATCACGGCCTGTCAGGCGGTTTGCCCAACGCAGGCCATCATCTTCGGCGACATCAACGACCCCAACAGTCAGGTCGCCCGGTTGCGCAAGGAGCCGACCAACTACGGTCTGCTGGCGGAACTCAACGTCCGCCCGCGCACCTCGTATCTGGCGAAAGTGCGCAACGTCCATCCCGACTTGGCTCCGGCGCGCAAGAGCGCGGCCGGCCACGGCGGACATCACGGCGGCGACGCGCACGGCGCGTCCACAGACGGCCATTCGTCAGGTCACTGA
- a CDS encoding cytochrome c family protein, whose translation MAQHFHRSMNTVAKVSIFGAVFIIGFGAWLLLEINRSSNVTNVGIALPQPVQFSHQHHVAGLGIECRYCHTSVEHSAFANVPPISTCMNCHQQIWFGAPMLEPVRASWKSGQALEWNRVHNLGDYVYFNHGVHVQKGIGCVSCHGRVDQMQLVYKDQPHTMEWCLSCHRNPAQHIRPRDQVFNMTWKPEDIGETQATLGARLVKEYNIESPRKLTSCSTCHH comes from the coding sequence ATGGCTCAACACTTCCACCGCAGCATGAACACTGTCGCCAAGGTTTCGATCTTTGGCGCCGTGTTCATCATTGGGTTCGGCGCGTGGTTGCTGCTTGAAATCAACCGCTCATCGAATGTGACCAACGTCGGCATTGCCCTGCCCCAGCCGGTGCAGTTTAGTCACCAACACCACGTTGCTGGTCTGGGCATTGAGTGTCGTTACTGCCATACGTCGGTTGAACATTCAGCCTTCGCCAACGTGCCCCCAATTTCGACCTGCATGAACTGCCATCAGCAAATCTGGTTCGGCGCGCCGATGCTGGAGCCGGTGCGCGCCAGTTGGAAATCCGGGCAGGCGTTGGAATGGAATCGCGTCCACAACCTTGGCGACTACGTCTATTTCAACCACGGCGTCCACGTCCAGAAGGGCATCGGGTGCGTTTCCTGCCATGGACGAGTGGATCAAATGCAGCTCGTCTACAAAGACCAGCCCCACACGATGGAGTGGTGCCTGAGCTGCCACCGCAACCCGGCGCAGCACATCCGGCCGCGTGACCAAGTCTTCAACATGACGTGGAAACCGGAAGACATTGGCGAAACGCAGGCGACCCTCGGCGCACGGCTCGTCAAGGAATACAACATCGAGTCGCCCCGCAAGCTGACCAGCTGCTCAACCTGTCACCATTGA
- the bshA gene encoding N-acetyl-alpha-D-glucosaminyl L-malate synthase BshA, whose product MKIGITCYSSYGGSGIVASELGLELAARGHDVHFICATLPLRLSRMPANMHFHEVEATNYALFDTAPYALALAVRMAEVALEYELDLLHVHYAIPHSVSAFLAREMLKDTRPVPFITTLHGTDITLVGTDRSYLPITRFAIRQSDGVTAVSEYLRAETCREFDICADTPIEVIPNFVNSEVYRRVENPALRATFARPDESVLVHVSNFRAVKRTTDCVRIAARLNRHLPVQLVMVGDGPERAQAQWLARQKGIADRVHFVGKQPDIAAYLSIADVLLLPSESESFGLAALEAMACEVPVIASCTGGLPEVVIPGETGFLAEVGDIQAMADGTLRILTDPDLRARMRRACRRVAVEMFNADDIVARYEAYYTRVTQRFAERR is encoded by the coding sequence GTGAAAATCGGCATCACCTGCTACTCGTCCTATGGTGGCAGCGGCATCGTCGCTTCCGAACTGGGGCTGGAACTAGCCGCGCGCGGCCACGACGTGCATTTCATTTGCGCGACCCTGCCGCTGCGCCTGTCGCGCATGCCGGCCAACATGCACTTCCATGAGGTCGAAGCTACCAACTACGCGCTCTTTGATACCGCGCCGTACGCCTTGGCGCTCGCCGTTAGGATGGCGGAAGTCGCGCTCGAATACGAACTTGACCTGCTGCACGTCCACTACGCGATCCCCCATTCAGTGAGCGCCTTCCTGGCGCGCGAGATGCTCAAAGACACCCGCCCCGTCCCGTTTATCACGACGCTGCACGGAACGGACATCACGCTGGTCGGCACGGATCGCTCGTACCTGCCCATCACACGCTTCGCCATTCGCCAAAGCGATGGGGTGACGGCTGTTTCGGAGTACCTGCGAGCCGAAACCTGCCGTGAGTTTGACATTTGTGCGGACACGCCGATTGAGGTCATCCCCAATTTCGTCAACAGCGAGGTATACCGGCGGGTGGAGAACCCGGCACTGCGCGCGACGTTCGCTCGACCTGATGAGTCGGTGCTGGTTCACGTCTCAAACTTTCGCGCCGTCAAGCGCACCACCGATTGCGTCCGCATCGCGGCGCGGCTCAACCGCCACCTGCCGGTGCAACTAGTCATGGTGGGCGACGGCCCAGAACGCGCGCAGGCGCAATGGCTAGCGCGGCAGAAGGGGATCGCCGACCGCGTACACTTTGTCGGCAAGCAGCCGGACATCGCCGCCTACCTCTCAATCGCCGACGTCCTGCTGCTGCCGAGCGAGTCTGAATCCTTCGGACTGGCGGCGCTGGAGGCGATGGCGTGTGAAGTGCCGGTCATTGCCAGTTGTACAGGAGGGCTGCCGGAAGTTGTCATCCCCGGCGAAACGGGCTTTCTGGCGGAAGTCGGCGACATTCAGGCGATGGCCGACGGGACACTGCGGATTCTGACCGACCCTGATCTCCGCGCGCGAATGCGCCGGGCGTGTCGGCGCGTCGCCGTCGAGATGTTCAACGCCGATGATATTGTCGCCCGCTACGAAGCCTATTACACGCGCGTTACCCAACGGTTCGCCGAACGCCGGTGA